In bacterium, the following proteins share a genomic window:
- a CDS encoding helix-turn-helix domain-containing protein: MADGKQISVSDLDLAGETVASGLQGQSLKEAREHLEREMIQRALAHQKGKITAVAEELGVSRPTLYELMEKLAIKRE, translated from the coding sequence ATGGCGGATGGAAAACAGATTAGCGTTTCCGATCTTGATCTGGCGGGCGAGACTGTAGCGTCAGGACTTCAAGGACAAAGCCTTAAGGAGGCCCGGGAACATTTGGAACGGGAGATGATCCAGCGAGCCCTCGCCCATCAAAAGGGGAAAATTACGGCCGTGGCCGAGGAGTTGGGGGTCAGTCGTCCGACGTTGTATGAACTCATGGAGAAACTAGCGATCAAGAGGGAATAG